From one Verrucomicrobiota bacterium genomic stretch:
- a CDS encoding ABC transporter substrate-binding protein — protein sequence MKRRFLSAVFLGIALAATALAQDTIKIGEFGSLTGDNASFGISQNNGVQLAVQEINDTGGVLGKKIDLIVEDNQTKQGETTTIVRKLISQDHVIALIGEVASSKTLEAAPIAQAAKIPLIATAATNPRVTQTGDYVFRVCFTDDFQAVVIARFVLEKLKKTKVAFLTDVKQDYSVGLTGIAKNYLEKHSAQIVREQSYSSGDKDFRAQLTDLKAANPDVIIITGYYPEASLIAKQARQFGIKATFVGGDGWDGSSLIPVGGKAIEGAYFSNHYSNEDKSPAVQTFVQKYQKKYNAMPDAFAALGYDAVKLLADAIKRAGGPDPAKIRDAIADTRDFPGVSGSITINPERNATKSAVILTIKDGGVHYWETIEPPKGSAKPPKG from the coding sequence ATGAAGCGTCGGTTTCTATCCGCGGTTTTCCTGGGCATTGCGCTAGCCGCCACGGCCCTGGCCCAGGACACGATCAAAATTGGCGAGTTTGGTTCCTTGACCGGCGATAACGCCAGCTTCGGAATCTCGCAAAATAACGGGGTCCAATTAGCGGTGCAGGAAATCAATGATACCGGAGGTGTCCTGGGCAAGAAGATCGACCTCATTGTTGAGGACAACCAAACCAAGCAGGGTGAAACGACGACCATCGTGCGCAAGTTGATTTCCCAGGACCACGTGATCGCGTTGATCGGTGAGGTCGCGTCTTCGAAAACGCTGGAAGCCGCCCCGATTGCTCAAGCGGCCAAGATCCCGCTGATCGCCACCGCCGCGACGAATCCCAGGGTCACCCAAACGGGCGATTACGTTTTCCGGGTTTGTTTTACCGATGATTTTCAGGCCGTGGTGATCGCCCGGTTTGTCCTGGAGAAATTGAAAAAGACGAAAGTCGCTTTTCTGACCGACGTGAAGCAGGACTACAGCGTCGGTTTGACCGGGATCGCAAAGAATTACCTCGAGAAACACAGCGCACAGATCGTTCGTGAGCAGAGCTACAGCTCCGGCGATAAAGATTTTCGAGCCCAACTCACCGATCTCAAGGCGGCAAATCCCGACGTGATCATCATTACCGGCTACTATCCCGAAGCCTCATTGATCGCCAAACAAGCCAGGCAGTTCGGGATCAAGGCGACTTTCGTGGGCGGAGACGGTTGGGATGGCTCTTCGTTGATCCCGGTGGGCGGCAAGGCGATCGAGGGCGCTTATTTTTCCAATCACTACTCCAACGAGGATAAATCGCCGGCTGTGCAGACGTTTGTGCAAAAGTACCAGAAGAAGTACAACGCCATGCCCGATGCATTTGCCGCGCTCGGTTACGACGCCGTCAAACTCCTGGCCGACGCCATCAAGCGGGCCGGTGGACCGGATCCGGCTAAAATCCGTGACGCGATCGCTGACACCAGAGATTTTCCGGGCGTTTCAGGCAGCATCACCATCAACCCGGAGCGTAATGCCACCAAGTCGGCCGTGATTCTTACCATCAAAGATGGCGGGGTACATTACTGGGAGACGATCGAACCGCCGAAGGGTTCGGCCAAACCGCCGAAGGGCTAA
- a CDS encoding ABC transporter substrate-binding protein, protein MAFALPGTAQIHLGEVDPLSGGVSQFGIGCHNGITLALEQVNANGGISGQQIDVISEDDQSKPGQSATAVRKLITQDHVLAILGDATSSATLESAPIAQQARVPMITPSATNPRITEIGDCVFRVCFLDEFQGRVIARFAHDRLKVQKLAILTDVKQDYSVDLARFFKEEFTRLGGAIVREQSYSTGDTDFRAQLTAIRAVKPDALYVPGYYAEVALILKQLRQFGMTFPVLGCDGWANQTLLSVAGKAAENTYFTNHFSPDDPAPAVQRFVQAYRQKYGQIPDTFGALGYDAAMLLTGAIERVTGKIDSETIRSALAQTRDCPGVTGRISFDPQRNASKPALVITVKDGKFEIVERIAP, encoded by the coding sequence GTGGCATTCGCTTTGCCCGGCACCGCCCAGATTCATCTGGGTGAGGTCGACCCGTTGAGTGGTGGCGTTTCGCAGTTCGGCATCGGTTGTCACAATGGGATTACGCTTGCTCTTGAGCAGGTAAACGCGAACGGCGGAATTTCAGGGCAACAGATCGACGTTATCTCCGAGGACGACCAGTCCAAGCCGGGCCAGAGCGCCACCGCGGTCCGCAAGTTGATCACGCAGGATCATGTGCTTGCCATCCTGGGCGACGCGACTTCCTCCGCCACGCTGGAGTCGGCCCCGATTGCCCAGCAGGCCCGGGTGCCGATGATCACCCCGAGCGCGACCAACCCGCGCATCACGGAGATCGGTGACTGCGTTTTTCGGGTTTGTTTTCTCGACGAGTTCCAAGGCCGGGTCATTGCCAGGTTTGCGCACGACCGGTTAAAAGTGCAAAAGCTCGCCATCCTCACCGATGTGAAGCAGGATTACAGCGTAGACTTGGCGCGGTTTTTCAAAGAGGAATTCACCCGGCTTGGCGGCGCGATCGTGCGCGAGCAAAGTTATTCGACCGGTGACACCGACTTCCGGGCCCAGCTTACCGCCATCCGCGCGGTGAAACCCGATGCGCTTTACGTACCGGGATACTACGCTGAAGTCGCTCTGATTCTGAAGCAGCTCCGCCAGTTTGGGATGACGTTTCCAGTGCTCGGCTGTGATGGTTGGGCGAACCAGACCCTGCTGTCGGTCGCGGGTAAGGCGGCCGAAAATACCTACTTCACGAACCATTTCTCACCTGACGACCCGGCCCCGGCGGTGCAGCGGTTCGTGCAGGCTTACCGTCAAAAATATGGGCAGATACCGGACACCTTCGGTGCACTCGGTTACGACGCGGCCATGCTCCTCACCGGCGCAATCGAGCGCGTAACCGGCAAAATCGATTCGGAGACGATCCGGAGCGCTCTCGCGCAGACCCGGGATTGCCCCGGGGTTACGGGTCGCATTTCATTTGACCCGCAACGGAACGCGTCGAAACCGGCCTTGGTGATCACGGTCAAGGACGGCAAATTCGAAATCGTCGAGCGGATCGCGCCGTAA
- the fabD gene encoding ACP S-malonyltransferase — protein sequence MARKIALLFSGQGAQQAGMGKDLAQRYAVAANLFAQADRLLRRSLSRIAFDAPLEELTQTANCQPALYAHGLAALKALQEEAGEFPIAACAGLSLGEFTAHAAAGTFSFDTGLRLVALRSQAMQDACRQTRGTMAACVGGQEAEVRALAARTGVDVANLNAPGQVVLSGEQARIEEAITLAREYGVRRAVMLTVDGAFHSRLMASAEAKLRPALEEAEIQVPQSPVIANVTAQPADTPEKIRETLARQVTGSVRWTETINFLLDEAGCDLFLELGPGGILSGLVNRIRKGVEVLSISDVASLESAARVAGNW from the coding sequence ATGGCGAGGAAAATTGCTCTGCTGTTCTCCGGGCAAGGCGCCCAGCAGGCAGGCATGGGTAAAGACCTGGCGCAACGTTATGCCGTTGCCGCCAACCTGTTTGCCCAGGCCGACCGATTGCTCAGACGCTCGTTGAGCCGCATCGCTTTCGACGCGCCCCTGGAAGAGTTGACGCAGACGGCTAACTGCCAACCGGCTCTCTACGCGCACGGGTTAGCTGCGTTAAAGGCGCTGCAGGAAGAGGCTGGTGAGTTTCCAATTGCGGCCTGCGCCGGCTTATCGCTTGGTGAGTTCACCGCACACGCCGCGGCCGGGACGTTTTCCTTCGACACCGGCCTTCGCCTGGTGGCCTTGCGCAGCCAGGCGATGCAGGACGCCTGCCGGCAAACCCGTGGGACCATGGCCGCTTGCGTCGGGGGCCAAGAAGCCGAGGTGCGTGCGCTGGCGGCCCGTACCGGGGTCGACGTCGCCAACCTCAACGCCCCGGGTCAGGTCGTCCTCTCAGGCGAACAGGCAAGAATTGAAGAGGCGATCACCCTGGCAAGAGAATACGGCGTGCGCCGCGCCGTCATGCTGACCGTCGACGGTGCTTTTCACTCCCGCCTCATGGCCAGCGCCGAGGCCAAACTGCGGCCCGCGCTGGAAGAAGCGGAGATTCAGGTCCCGCAAAGCCCGGTAATCGCCAATGTCACGGCGCAGCCCGCCGACACGCCGGAAAAAATTCGCGAAACGCTGGCGCGGCAGGTCACCGGTTCGGTTCGCTGGACCGAGACCATCAATTTCCTCCTGGACGAAGCCGGTTGCGACTTGTTTCTGGAACTCGGTCCCGGCGGAATCCTGTCGGGACTGGTAAACCGTATCCGGAAGGGCGTTGAGGTATTGTCGATATCGGATGTGGCCAGCCTCGAATCGGCCGCACGGGTGGCGGGTAACTGGTAA